The Fervidibacillus albus genome contains a region encoding:
- a CDS encoding stage II sporulation protein M, which translates to MKNLYTSQWRFFKNDYWKSFLGIFFVFILGGFSTYLLLLNNTAIIDELMGQVVSIFEEKNMLEPELTSGEIALKLFTNNFLASLFVFLTGFIPIFIPTLLIMGLNGAMIGVLFAYIKVNGGLIAPMFFAGILPHGIFEIPALVMAGALAFYISKGLIKKLSRTEFRMQFVVKNAFVSFLSICVPLLIIAAIIEAFITPILLEQFM; encoded by the coding sequence ATGAAAAACTTGTATACAAGTCAGTGGCGATTTTTCAAAAATGATTATTGGAAATCGTTTCTAGGTATATTTTTCGTTTTTATCCTCGGCGGTTTTTCCACATATTTGCTTCTTTTAAATAATACGGCGATTATTGACGAGTTAATGGGACAAGTGGTATCCATCTTTGAAGAAAAAAATATGTTAGAACCGGAACTAACGAGTGGGGAAATCGCATTAAAATTGTTTACGAATAATTTTCTTGCGAGTTTGTTCGTATTTTTAACCGGCTTCATTCCGATTTTTATACCTACCCTTCTAATCATGGGTTTGAACGGGGCGATGATTGGGGTGTTGTTCGCTTATATAAAAGTGAACGGGGGACTTATTGCACCGATGTTTTTTGCCGGAATATTACCCCATGGGATTTTTGAAATTCCTGCATTAGTCATGGCCGGTGCGCTCGCTTTCTATATTTCAAAAGGTTTGATTAAAAAGTTGTCGCGGACTGAATTTCGCATGCAGTTCGTTGTGAAAAATGCGTTTGTTTCTTTTCTTTCCATCTGTGTTCCCCTTTTGATCATCGCTGCTATTATTGAAGCATTCATTACACCAATCCTTCTCGAACAGTTTATGTAA
- a CDS encoding MraY family glycosyltransferase, translated as MLYGMALFFSFCLSVLLVPLVKQLAIKIGAVDCPNERKVHTKVMPRLGGLAIFISFIIGSTLFIHDVERIFPIVAGSSLIITLGILDDKYQLSAMVKFFGQIGAAIITILGGIQMEYITLFSGEILQFGFFTIPLTIFWIVGITNAINLIDGLDGLAAGVSSIALFTIFGLSLSMGNFLVALISILLLGGTLGFLIFNFHPAKIFMGDTGSLFLGYMISVLSILGFTKSVTFFSLIIPIIILAIPIIDTLFAIVRRLVHKKPLSAPDKNHIHHSLMKLGYTHRQTVVIIYMMSGLFNLAAVLFTNSTVLGSVLVLVTLLILIEVIVETTGLISENYRPLLNIIRRK; from the coding sequence ATGCTATACGGAATGGCGCTTTTTTTCAGTTTTTGTCTATCGGTTCTATTGGTTCCTCTAGTAAAACAATTAGCTATAAAAATAGGAGCTGTCGATTGTCCGAATGAACGGAAGGTGCATACAAAAGTAATGCCACGTTTAGGTGGTTTAGCTATATTTATTAGTTTTATAATCGGTTCTACATTATTTATTCATGATGTAGAAAGAATTTTTCCAATTGTTGCCGGATCTTCGTTAATCATAACGTTAGGAATATTGGATGACAAATATCAACTATCTGCCATGGTAAAATTTTTCGGTCAAATAGGAGCTGCTATTATCACGATTTTAGGTGGCATCCAAATGGAGTACATTACTCTATTTTCCGGTGAAATTTTACAGTTCGGGTTTTTTACGATTCCATTGACCATCTTTTGGATTGTCGGAATCACAAACGCGATCAACTTAATTGACGGATTGGATGGTTTGGCAGCTGGAGTTTCGTCAATTGCCCTTTTTACAATTTTCGGATTATCGCTTTCTATGGGAAATTTCTTGGTTGCATTAATCAGTATTTTATTGTTAGGTGGAACGTTAGGTTTTCTAATTTTTAATTTCCATCCAGCAAAAATTTTTATGGGGGATACGGGATCCCTTTTTCTTGGATATATGATTAGTGTACTATCTATTTTAGGTTTTACGAAAAGTGTCACGTTTTTCTCATTAATCATTCCAATCATTATCCTTGCAATTCCGATTATCGATACGCTATTTGCCATTGTCCGCAGGCTCGTTCATAAAAAACCGTTGTCAGCTCCGGATAAAAACCATATTCATCATAGTTTGATGAAATTAGGTTATACTCATCGACAAACGGTTGTCATTATTTATATGATGAGTGGTCTTTTTAACTTGGCTGCTGTACTTTTTACGAATTCGACGGTTTTAGGATCGGTGCTCGTCCTTGTAACGCTGCTAATTTTAATTGAGGTGATTGTTGAAACTACAGGTTTAATAAGTGAAAACTATCGGCCGTTGTTGAACATCATCAGAAGGAAGTAA
- a CDS encoding LTA synthase family protein — protein MDSRASMIRFLKSSFFIFTNLIVFKIIILRYLLFGEINILNTFLLELGFILFIMSLVELLPSISKMIGYLVVNIILSTLFLAIAMYHAYFGRIVTYFALFQFGQVGAISDSIFALIKPAYLLFFIDVIVIVLLMIFKKFPIRSISVSKKIVIPLLFLGFFASFVNFYINKDEFYSNNVVEAMDKGILNYELIEIYRGPETALASDVESISNEDTEALKKEILALKGLSYIPPEERNYFGAAEGRNLIVIQVESMQNFPIGLEVGGQEVTPNMNRLIENSFYFSRLFQQTGPGNTSDAEFLMNTSLFPTPFNPTSQTYGGKIFPSLPRLLKKKGYTTMTFHADEIEFWNRIELYPALGFDTYYDETFFEKKDLIGMGSSDEYMFEKAFEVLKAHHVTNQKFYAHLVTLTTHHPFTIPSDRITLDLPEKFQNTLTGNYLVAMNYVDRAIRELIDALKEEGIYENSVIVIYGDHFGLQQSAISEEDTNLVSDLLGHEYQTIDRLNIPFIIHVPGITEPGQTFDQVSGQMDMMPTVANLLGISLDDQIIFGQDLLNSDQNLLGVRYYLPIGSFFNDEILFIPEKGFEDGTAYDIRTEEVIEDFEKYKEDYERVLKLEAISDEYVKNLPER, from the coding sequence ATGGATTCAAGAGCGAGTATGATTAGGTTTCTTAAAAGTTCTTTTTTTATTTTTACAAATTTAATCGTTTTCAAAATCATTATCCTTCGTTATCTTTTATTTGGCGAAATAAATATTTTAAATACATTTTTATTGGAACTAGGATTTATCTTATTCATCATGAGCCTTGTCGAATTGCTTCCCTCGATCAGTAAAATGATTGGATATCTGGTCGTCAATATTATTTTATCTACTTTGTTTTTAGCTATCGCAATGTATCATGCTTATTTCGGACGAATTGTTACATATTTTGCCTTGTTTCAGTTTGGACAGGTCGGTGCAATTAGCGATAGTATTTTCGCATTAATAAAACCGGCTTATTTACTTTTCTTTATCGATGTTATTGTCATTGTTTTATTAATGATTTTCAAAAAGTTTCCGATTCGTTCCATCTCCGTTTCGAAAAAAATCGTTATCCCATTGTTGTTCCTTGGCTTTTTTGCTTCATTTGTCAATTTTTATATTAACAAAGATGAGTTTTATTCCAACAATGTAGTGGAAGCGATGGATAAAGGAATATTAAATTACGAGTTGATTGAAATTTATCGCGGTCCGGAAACAGCATTAGCTTCGGATGTAGAATCCATTTCCAACGAAGATACCGAAGCATTAAAAAAAGAAATTCTTGCATTAAAAGGTTTATCGTACATCCCGCCTGAAGAAAGGAACTACTTCGGTGCGGCAGAAGGCAGGAATTTAATTGTCATCCAAGTGGAATCGATGCAAAACTTTCCGATTGGATTAGAAGTAGGGGGGCAAGAAGTAACCCCAAATATGAATCGTCTTATTGAAAATAGTTTCTACTTCTCAAGATTATTTCAACAAACGGGTCCAGGTAATACATCAGATGCGGAATTTTTAATGAATACATCCCTTTTCCCGACACCTTTTAATCCGACTTCCCAAACGTATGGAGGGAAAATATTTCCGAGTTTGCCACGACTTTTGAAGAAAAAAGGATATACGACGATGACGTTCCATGCGGATGAAATTGAGTTCTGGAACAGAATCGAGTTATATCCAGCCCTTGGATTCGATACGTATTATGATGAAACATTTTTTGAGAAAAAAGATTTAATCGGAATGGGGTCTTCCGACGAATATATGTTTGAAAAAGCTTTCGAAGTATTAAAAGCTCATCATGTTACGAATCAAAAATTTTATGCCCATTTAGTTACGTTGACGACCCATCATCCATTTACCATTCCGAGCGACCGAATTACATTGGATTTACCGGAAAAATTTCAAAATACGCTAACGGGAAATTACCTTGTAGCGATGAATTATGTTGACCGGGCCATCAGAGAACTGATCGACGCCTTGAAAGAAGAAGGAATATATGAAAATAGTGTAATTGTCATATACGGTGATCATTTCGGTTTGCAACAAAGTGCCATAAGCGAGGAAGATACGAACTTAGTCAGTGATTTACTCGGTCATGAATATCAAACGATCGATCGGTTGAATATTCCGTTTATCATCCATGTGCCAGGAATTACAGAACCGGGGCAAACGTTCGACCAAGTAAGTGGCCAGATGGATATGATGCCTACTGTTGCCAACTTATTAGGAATCTCATTGGATGATCAAATTATTTTTGGCCAAGATTTATTGAACTCGGATCAAAATTTACTTGGGGTCCGTTATTATTTGCCGATTGGTTCCTTCTTTAATGATGAAATCTTATTTATACCTGAAAAAGGATTTGAAGATGGAACGGCCTATGACATTCGTACGGAAGAAGTCATTGAGGATTTTGAAAAATATAAAGAGGACTATGAACGGGTATTGAAATTAGAAGCCATATCCGACGAATACGTGAAAAACTTACCAGAAAGATAA
- the csaB gene encoding polysaccharide pyruvyl transferase CsaB yields MHLVISGYYGFNNVGDEAILFSIIKTLRKKDPTIELTVLSNDPETTKKAYAVNAVNRWKLKEICRAIQESDGLISGGGSLLQDKTGFRSIPYYTGIMRIAMFYKKPVYIYAQGIGPVSRKFNKWLVRNTLQRATEITVRDERSLQLLKEMGVNRDITVVPDPVLSLDAQSFSCNWLKNIQISFPFVTVAIRDWPSKFDFKKEIAASLDAIVKKGYSVVFVPMHENVDEQASEDVAHLMKEKSVVAPGDLSIEEKIALIGESDLLIGSRLHSLIFATITYTPFLALSYDPKIDAFASSAEQPVIGHVEENNWNKDTLIKASIHTLMHKSFIEDQLKNKVKKWRELSLTTLKF; encoded by the coding sequence ATGCACTTAGTAATCTCAGGATATTATGGATTTAACAATGTCGGAGATGAAGCGATTTTATTTTCAATCATAAAAACGTTACGAAAAAAAGATCCTACCATAGAACTGACGGTACTCTCCAACGATCCCGAAACGACGAAAAAAGCTTACGCTGTCAACGCCGTAAATCGGTGGAAATTAAAAGAAATTTGTCGTGCGATTCAAGAGTCTGATGGTTTAATTAGCGGTGGTGGGAGTTTGTTACAAGATAAAACGGGTTTTCGTTCGATTCCATATTACACCGGTATTATGCGTATAGCGATGTTTTATAAAAAACCGGTTTATATTTATGCACAAGGGATCGGACCGGTATCGAGAAAGTTTAACAAATGGCTCGTTCGAAATACGTTGCAACGTGCGACGGAGATCACCGTTCGTGATGAGCGTTCCCTTCAGTTATTAAAAGAAATGGGTGTGAATCGGGATATTACGGTCGTTCCTGATCCTGTATTAAGTTTGGACGCACAAAGTTTTTCCTGTAATTGGTTGAAAAATATACAAATTTCTTTTCCTTTTGTGACGGTAGCAATTCGCGACTGGCCTTCCAAATTCGATTTTAAAAAAGAGATTGCCGCCAGCTTAGATGCTATTGTAAAAAAGGGTTATTCCGTTGTTTTTGTACCGATGCATGAAAATGTTGATGAGCAAGCTTCTGAGGATGTAGCCCATTTAATGAAAGAAAAAAGTGTTGTCGCACCAGGGGACCTTTCCATTGAAGAAAAAATCGCATTGATTGGGGAGTCGGACTTGTTGATTGGATCAAGGTTGCACTCATTAATTTTTGCCACCATTACGTATACCCCTTTCCTCGCCCTTTCGTATGATCCGAAAATTGATGCCTTTGCATCGAGTGCGGAACAACCGGTAATCGGCCATGTCGAAGAAAATAATTGGAATAAGGATACTTTAATAAAAGCTTCGATTCATACTTTAATGCACAAATCTTTTATTGAGGACCAACTGAAAAATAAGGTAAAAAAATGGAGGGAACTGTCCCTCACCACGTTAAAATTTTAA
- a CDS encoding DUF5693 family protein, translating to MKKNTVIWISILLLLVISIGGIIGRWKAEENNSIFEIVVPFEEIFELTEEDALTIENTLSTLQDAGLTTVSFNPVTLSDLEKHEIIQIFDDGDLKEALLFTDYRTSLPIEKGWYVTVPNSTIYRSMIEETFDPNTMSIGDVSFYFLPATDDSMSFNTTLGYNEEAIELVKSYGFQIVLRGGNDDSLSNMQTIEKMIELKDDQTAGILFSGIEVVGYPNGDEMVSYAMQLQEAGYYLYSIEFNELKGLQTLARITGYETVRLHSLDLAGSKTVEEFIDQAIRAIKERNIRSIFFHIDTSEPKEGLEEAVQFVKGVRDQTPGSFTLGIPTPFDKITVNSWQFAFVFAAGILFTYLASSLARVRFLPLVAAVGMSLLALFYFLFDRLLFVQLFALAIAILTPTFAIITVQNGDDRGAGRLKFITKKYLQALGISIVGITIIVGLLNGNGFISGFELFRGVKLVYLGPIVLVALHVFQDDFLALWKKHGIRILNLEVRFWHLLLIALIAVGGAYYLLRTGNSGTVSSLELAFRRTLEDVLYVRPRTKEFLIGFPLFIFALHIYKKNVFLGKIFLIGGTIGFLSIVNTFTHLHIPLWVSILRTFYSVLLGYGIGLLLIFLYENGMKWVKNTVHRKEHC from the coding sequence GTGAAAAAAAACACGGTCATTTGGATATCCATCCTGCTTTTGCTTGTCATTTCCATCGGGGGCATTATAGGTCGTTGGAAAGCGGAAGAAAATAATTCAATCTTTGAAATCGTCGTTCCTTTTGAAGAGATTTTTGAACTAACCGAAGAAGATGCATTAACAATAGAAAATACCCTTTCCACATTACAGGATGCGGGACTTACAACCGTGAGTTTCAATCCGGTGACATTGTCAGATTTGGAAAAACATGAGATCATTCAAATTTTTGATGATGGTGATTTGAAGGAGGCTCTCTTGTTTACCGATTATCGAACGAGTCTTCCTATAGAAAAAGGATGGTACGTTACCGTTCCTAATTCAACCATTTATCGTTCCATGATTGAAGAAACCTTTGATCCAAATACAATGTCGATTGGGGATGTATCCTTCTATTTTTTACCCGCAACTGATGATAGTATGTCTTTCAATACAACGCTCGGTTATAACGAGGAAGCAATCGAGTTGGTGAAATCCTACGGTTTTCAAATCGTATTACGTGGAGGAAATGATGACTCTTTAAGTAATATGCAAACGATTGAAAAGATGATTGAATTAAAAGATGATCAAACGGCAGGTATTTTGTTTTCCGGTATAGAAGTCGTCGGGTATCCAAATGGAGATGAAATGGTCTCTTATGCCATGCAGTTACAAGAGGCTGGGTATTATTTATATTCCATTGAATTTAACGAGTTGAAAGGTTTACAAACTTTAGCAAGGATAACAGGTTATGAAACGGTTCGGTTGCATAGCCTAGATTTGGCCGGAAGTAAAACGGTGGAAGAATTCATTGATCAAGCGATTCGAGCAATCAAAGAACGGAATATACGGTCAATCTTTTTCCATATTGATACGAGTGAACCGAAAGAAGGATTGGAAGAAGCAGTTCAATTTGTCAAAGGGGTTCGGGATCAAACACCGGGTTCCTTTACACTCGGGATCCCAACACCTTTCGATAAAATTACGGTCAACAGTTGGCAATTTGCTTTCGTATTTGCTGCTGGTATATTATTTACATACTTAGCTTCTAGTCTTGCCCGTGTTCGTTTCCTTCCGCTTGTTGCGGCAGTCGGTATGTCCTTGTTAGCCTTGTTCTATTTCCTATTCGATCGCCTTCTGTTCGTTCAGTTATTTGCTTTAGCAATTGCGATCTTAACGCCTACTTTTGCGATCATTACCGTTCAAAATGGGGATGATCGAGGTGCTGGTCGTTTGAAATTTATAACGAAAAAATATTTGCAAGCTCTTGGCATAAGTATCGTCGGTATCACGATTATCGTTGGGTTGTTAAATGGAAACGGGTTTATCTCAGGTTTTGAACTCTTCCGGGGTGTGAAACTCGTTTACCTCGGTCCAATCGTTCTTGTCGCCTTACATGTTTTTCAGGATGATTTCTTGGCACTTTGGAAAAAACATGGAATTCGAATATTAAATTTGGAAGTCCGTTTTTGGCATTTGCTTTTGATCGCTTTGATTGCGGTCGGCGGTGCTTACTATTTACTTCGTACCGGAAACAGTGGAACGGTAAGTAGTCTTGAGCTTGCTTTTCGCCGTACGTTAGAAGATGTGTTATACGTTCGACCCCGGACGAAGGAGTTTTTGATTGGTTTTCCGTTATTCATATTCGCTTTGCATATTTATAAGAAGAACGTCTTTTTAGGAAAAATATTTCTCATCGGTGGTACAATCGGATTTTTATCCATCGTTAATACCTTTACCCACTTGCATATTCCATTATGGGTTTCCATCCTACGTACATTTTATAGTGTACTACTCGGTTATGGAATTGGACTTCTGCTTATTTTCCTATATGAGAATGGCATGAAATGGGTTAAAAATACCGTTCATCGAAAGGAACATTGTTGA
- a CDS encoding putative polysaccharide biosynthesis protein, producing MNKSTFLKGTVILTVATLTSKVLGSIFRIPLQNIAGDEVLGIFSLVYPVYMVALILSVAGIPTAISKLISEARVKNPEHIYPIYRTAGILSLIFGVASFSLIVIFSKPIAEALGGSDTRLSLIIVASTLLVAPYMAVYRGYFQGFEDMRPTGISQVIEQFIRVCLIIVLAYVFVAMGKDDAIVAGVVMVGSIFGALASLLYLKFKYWRSTVKAKKTTYAFSTFKRWSKIILSTSIPIAIGSLTMALLNFVDSFTITYGLKQVGFTSEQISAMYGIYSRGVTLVQIATVFSSSMVLSLIPLITKQMAERNLIETKKAIEKTHFVAHLISWPAAIGLFALSLPLNLGLFTDLQGSMMLSIIHFSSVFTSLTLLGTGILQGMNKARVAAFVILVGVGLKTVFNIVLVQWFGLNGAALSTLLVYLFLYGLNTGLIYKNISFTIFNKQHLKMVLAAIVMGGLIGIPTLYFDIESWSRLEAVGYVSLAIVVGGAVYFFQLFLYNVVNQRDVSYIRGLNTFVTKFRKEKK from the coding sequence ATGAATAAATCGACATTTTTAAAAGGGACAGTCATTTTAACCGTCGCCACGTTAACATCGAAAGTGCTTGGGTCGATTTTCCGCATTCCACTACAAAACATCGCTGGGGATGAAGTGCTCGGGATTTTCAGTTTAGTTTATCCGGTGTATATGGTCGCACTCATTTTATCCGTTGCAGGTATTCCAACCGCCATCTCTAAACTCATTTCAGAAGCTCGGGTGAAAAATCCGGAACATATTTATCCGATTTATCGGACGGCAGGAATTCTCTCACTCATTTTCGGTGTGGCTAGTTTTTCACTCATTGTTATTTTTTCAAAACCGATTGCCGAAGCGTTAGGCGGATCGGACACTCGGCTATCGCTAATCATCGTCGCTTCGACTTTGCTTGTTGCTCCATATATGGCTGTATACAGAGGCTATTTCCAAGGGTTTGAAGATATGCGGCCTACCGGCATTTCCCAAGTGATTGAGCAGTTTATTCGGGTATGTTTAATTATTGTTTTGGCATATGTTTTCGTTGCGATGGGTAAGGACGATGCAATCGTTGCTGGAGTAGTTATGGTCGGTTCCATATTTGGTGCCTTAGCATCCCTTCTTTATTTAAAGTTCAAATATTGGCGGTCAACGGTCAAAGCGAAAAAAACTACTTACGCCTTTTCTACTTTTAAACGATGGAGCAAAATCATCTTGTCCACTTCTATTCCGATTGCAATCGGATCGTTGACGATGGCACTACTGAATTTTGTCGATTCGTTTACGATTACTTACGGCTTAAAGCAGGTCGGTTTCACTTCAGAACAAATTAGTGCAATGTACGGAATATATAGTCGAGGTGTGACGCTCGTTCAAATTGCGACGGTATTTTCTTCATCAATGGTTTTATCGTTGATTCCGCTTATCACGAAACAAATGGCGGAACGAAATTTAATCGAGACGAAAAAAGCGATTGAAAAGACCCATTTCGTTGCCCATCTCATCTCGTGGCCCGCTGCGATCGGCTTGTTTGCCTTAAGCTTGCCATTAAATCTCGGCTTGTTTACGGATTTACAAGGTAGTATGATGCTTTCTATCATTCATTTCAGTTCCGTTTTTACATCCCTTACATTATTAGGAACGGGGATTTTACAAGGAATGAATAAAGCCCGTGTCGCTGCATTCGTGATCTTAGTCGGAGTCGGGTTAAAGACGGTGTTCAATATAGTGCTCGTGCAATGGTTCGGGCTAAACGGAGCAGCACTATCGACATTGCTCGTCTACCTTTTCCTATACGGTTTAAATACGGGACTCATTTACAAAAATATTTCCTTTACGATTTTTAATAAACAACATTTGAAGATGGTGCTTGCTGCAATCGTCATGGGCGGTTTGATTGGAATTCCGACGTTATACTTCGACATCGAAAGCTGGTCAAGATTGGAAGCGGTCGGCTACGTTTCGTTGGCGATCGTTGTCGGTGGAGCTGTGTACTTTTTCCAATTATTTTTGTATAACGTAGTGAATCAAAGGGATGTATCCTACATCAGAGGATTGAATACATTTGTTACAAAGTTTAGGAAGGAAAAAAAATAA